A genomic segment from Geitlerinema sp. PCC 7407 encodes:
- the leuS gene encoding leucine--tRNA ligase, with translation MESRYNPSAIEEKWQQTWADQGLDKAPESSDKPKFYALSMFPYPSGNLHMGHVRNYTITDVIARLKRMQGHRVLHPMGWDAFGLPAENAAIDRGIHPATWTYQNIDQMRQQLQQLGLSYDWDREVATCSPDYYRWTQWIFLQFFQAGLAYQKESAVNWDPIDQTVLANEQVDNEGRSWRSGAKVERKLLRQWFFKITDYAEQLLADLDTLDGWPDRVKTMQANWIGKSTGATLEFPIVGLDEKIAVFTTRPDTVYGVTYVVLAPEHPLTAQVTTPDRAAAVEAFVKEISSESEIERTAEDKPKRGISTGGKAINPFTGEEIPIWIADYVLYEYGTGAVMGVPAHDVRDFQFAQRNQLPIKTVVIPAGGDASQPLTAAYTEAGVLVNSGTFDGTPSTEGKTQIVAYAEEQGFGKARIQYRLRDWLISRQRYWGVPIPVVHCPSCGAVPVPEDQLPVRLPENVEFSGRGPSPLAKLTDWINVPCPSCGEPAQRETDTMDTFIDSSWYFLRYTDARNENQPFAKDKVNRWMGVDQYVGGIEHAILHLLYSRFFTKVLRDRGLVDVDEPFKRLLTQGMVQAMTYKNPTTGKYIPAAEVDFSDPQAPKDPATGDRLEVFYEKMSKSKYNGVDPKEVLAKYGADTARMFILFKAPPEKDLEWDDADVEGQFRFLNRVWRLVSEFAAANQTQLAAAAIAAQLQGQNDSLTKADKDLRRAIHTAIQAVTEDLEGDYQFNTAVSEMMKLSNALSDAPAKDTPVYAEGIRALVLLLAPFAPHIAEELWHLLGNQVSVHEQAWPQYDPAALVADEITLVIQILGKTRGTIQVPAQADKAALEQYARNSEVAQRYIEGKEIKKVIVVPGKLVNFVVS, from the coding sequence GTGGAGTCCCGATACAATCCCAGCGCCATTGAGGAAAAGTGGCAACAAACCTGGGCTGACCAAGGTCTAGACAAGGCCCCAGAGTCAAGCGACAAGCCCAAGTTTTATGCACTGTCCATGTTTCCCTATCCGTCGGGCAACCTGCACATGGGCCACGTCCGCAACTACACCATTACGGATGTGATCGCCCGCCTCAAGCGGATGCAGGGCCATCGTGTGCTGCATCCGATGGGCTGGGACGCCTTTGGTCTACCGGCAGAAAACGCGGCGATCGATCGAGGGATTCATCCGGCCACCTGGACGTATCAGAATATCGATCAGATGCGCCAGCAGCTCCAGCAGCTGGGACTGTCCTACGACTGGGACCGCGAAGTCGCCACCTGCTCACCCGACTACTACCGCTGGACCCAGTGGATTTTCCTGCAATTCTTCCAGGCGGGACTGGCCTACCAAAAAGAGTCGGCGGTGAACTGGGACCCGATCGACCAGACGGTGTTGGCCAACGAGCAGGTCGACAATGAAGGGCGATCGTGGCGATCGGGGGCCAAGGTCGAGCGCAAACTCCTGCGGCAGTGGTTCTTCAAGATCACGGACTACGCCGAGCAGCTCTTGGCGGATCTCGACACGCTGGACGGCTGGCCCGATCGCGTGAAAACCATGCAGGCTAACTGGATCGGCAAATCGACGGGAGCCACCCTTGAGTTTCCCATTGTTGGTCTGGACGAAAAGATTGCTGTTTTCACGACGCGGCCCGATACGGTGTACGGCGTGACCTACGTGGTGCTGGCGCCGGAGCATCCGCTGACGGCCCAGGTGACCACGCCCGATCGCGCTGCTGCTGTCGAAGCCTTCGTGAAAGAAATTTCCAGCGAGAGTGAAATCGAGCGGACGGCCGAAGACAAGCCCAAGCGCGGCATTTCGACCGGCGGTAAGGCGATCAATCCCTTTACGGGTGAAGAAATTCCCATCTGGATTGCGGACTACGTCCTGTATGAGTATGGGACTGGGGCTGTGATGGGCGTGCCGGCCCACGATGTGCGGGACTTCCAGTTTGCCCAACGCAACCAGCTGCCCATCAAGACAGTGGTCATTCCGGCGGGCGGGGATGCCAGCCAACCCCTCACGGCAGCCTACACCGAGGCTGGGGTGCTGGTGAATTCAGGCACCTTCGACGGGACGCCCTCCACCGAAGGTAAGACTCAGATCGTTGCCTATGCCGAGGAGCAAGGGTTTGGTAAGGCGCGGATTCAGTATCGTCTGCGGGACTGGCTGATTTCGCGGCAGCGCTACTGGGGGGTGCCGATCCCGGTGGTGCACTGCCCGAGCTGCGGCGCGGTGCCGGTGCCAGAGGATCAGCTGCCGGTGCGTCTGCCGGAGAATGTGGAGTTTTCGGGCCGGGGTCCGTCGCCCTTGGCCAAGCTCACTGACTGGATCAATGTGCCGTGCCCGAGCTGCGGAGAACCGGCCCAGCGCGAAACGGACACGATGGACACCTTTATCGATTCGTCGTGGTATTTCCTGCGCTACACCGACGCTCGCAATGAAAACCAGCCCTTTGCCAAAGACAAGGTCAATCGCTGGATGGGGGTCGACCAGTACGTTGGTGGCATTGAGCACGCGATTTTGCACCTGCTGTATTCGCGCTTTTTCACGAAGGTCTTGCGCGATCGCGGTTTGGTCGATGTGGACGAACCCTTCAAGCGGCTGCTGACCCAGGGCATGGTCCAGGCCATGACCTACAAAAACCCCACCACGGGCAAATATATCCCGGCGGCGGAGGTCGACTTCAGCGATCCTCAGGCCCCCAAGGACCCGGCCACGGGCGATCGCCTGGAAGTCTTTTACGAAAAGATGTCGAAGTCGAAGTACAACGGCGTCGATCCCAAGGAAGTGCTGGCCAAGTACGGCGCAGACACCGCCCGGATGTTTATCCTCTTCAAAGCACCGCCGGAGAAGGATCTGGAGTGGGATGATGCGGACGTAGAGGGTCAGTTCCGCTTCTTGAATCGTGTGTGGCGCTTGGTGAGTGAGTTTGCGGCCGCCAACCAAACCCAGCTAGCTGCCGCGGCGATCGCCGCTCAGCTCCAGGGCCAAAACGACAGCCTCACGAAGGCAGACAAGGACTTGCGCCGCGCCATTCACACGGCGATCCAGGCCGTGACTGAGGATCTGGAGGGAGACTACCAGTTCAACACGGCGGTCTCGGAGATGATGAAGCTCAGCAATGCCCTGAGCGATGCCCCGGCCAAGGACACGCCCGTCTATGCCGAAGGCATTCGAGCACTGGTGCTGCTGCTGGCGCCCTTTGCGCCGCACATCGCCGAGGAGCTATGGCACCTCTTGGGCAACCAGGTATCGGTGCACGAGCAGGCTTGGCCCCAGTACGATCCGGCGGCCCTCGTGGCGGACGAAATCACGCTGGTGATCCAAATTTTGGGCAAAACCCGCGGCACTATCCAGGTCCCGGCCCAAGCGGACAAAGCCGCCCTGGAGCAGTACGCCCGCAACTCAGAAGTCGCTCAGCGCTACATCGAAGGCAAGGAAATCAAGAAAGTCATCGTTGTGCCCGGTAAACTCGTCAATTTTGTTGTGAGCTAG
- a CDS encoding collagen-like protein has translation MSDECCKRLEKELREIRRLVEAIDTDKFVLKEQFGQFMKDNYDKIGLLVLGSFSVGAAALTLEDLPKVKTHLEKNYALTMNVNKVDQELVDENRRLKRYAQEELNAVKDKLNGVFYRTEVPGLETRLNTKAGEIAEAKVGPLRGAINVLENNVGGLKAGLQALFKNFGDLLVRLGPLFDVLGLIANLADTIAILHILGGRIDAVERVADAARADASYAITLATGALNGIKRLQGLIDGLSSQLKVMGGRIDAAALEAANALRKSFEALGQSGKAIADALKAQQAAELAAIKAVNAERTSLQAQVAAIAAGLVANRALGSALDAGTTANRAFGTANQAMGTARNAQRTADNVAQEIPGIKRSISNVEGTANEAKRIANGVAQEVPPLRKRIADAIGLSEIANSRATNAERLAQQALQKSGKPGLQGPPGRDGRPGTPGRNGLDGRPGRDGRPGPAGQRGPAGKDGRNGLPGLAGRNGRDGKDAVNDPTIKPMIQQILNRQTGHIADTKASLASARAAAANSFNAAKEAIAANRAVVAVRGIATNIQTTATNTFQLLQRVGKFLRLGQVMNLLTMVATVHNAYMLSNALTQTFFSMMSNTLAVFGLRDENNQPIDITQELGQNFENFFAGMIGQNNVDGIKETWKKYNRIYQAAANIMWSIQSIGYSILGAMEIIGNWIAAIGNALKKFGVVGELAYRWMNPQVNFQNRFFTILNTTEEVISQVDAVAGETLSIQETVTNLGKQRTDFDKAVEEGLGPATPENKAIKDAADASKTSSVTPPISTADLSKPEV, from the coding sequence ATGAGTGATGAATGCTGCAAGCGGCTAGAGAAAGAGCTGAGAGAAATCAGGCGGCTGGTAGAGGCAATTGATACCGACAAGTTTGTCTTAAAGGAGCAGTTCGGTCAGTTCATGAAAGACAACTATGACAAGATTGGTCTTCTTGTTTTAGGGTCTTTCTCTGTCGGGGCAGCAGCACTTACTCTAGAGGACTTGCCTAAGGTGAAAACTCACCTTGAGAAAAATTATGCGTTGACTATGAACGTCAACAAGGTTGATCAGGAGCTAGTTGACGAAAACAGAAGGCTTAAGCGATACGCACAGGAAGAGCTGAATGCTGTAAAAGACAAGCTAAATGGTGTCTTCTATCGGACCGAAGTTCCGGGCCTGGAGACTCGATTAAATACGAAGGCTGGAGAGATCGCTGAAGCAAAGGTTGGGCCGCTGCGAGGGGCAATTAATGTTCTAGAAAATAACGTCGGTGGCCTTAAGGCTGGTCTGCAAGCTCTATTTAAGAATTTTGGTGATTTGCTGGTAAGACTTGGGCCGCTTTTTGACGTGCTGGGCCTTATTGCTAACCTTGCAGACACGATCGCTATTCTTCATATCCTAGGAGGGCGAATTGATGCGGTTGAGCGCGTGGCAGACGCTGCTAGAGCTGATGCTAGCTACGCCATTACATTGGCTACAGGGGCGCTTAATGGCATCAAAAGATTACAGGGGCTAATTGATGGCTTGAGCAGCCAGTTAAAGGTGATGGGAGGGCGTATTGACGCAGCGGCTTTAGAAGCGGCTAACGCCCTTAGAAAGTCATTTGAGGCGCTGGGCCAGAGCGGCAAGGCTATTGCCGATGCTCTCAAAGCTCAACAGGCGGCTGAACTGGCGGCAATTAAGGCGGTGAACGCCGAACGGACCTCACTACAGGCACAAGTAGCAGCAATAGCCGCTGGGCTTGTAGCGAATCGGGCACTAGGTAGCGCCCTCGATGCTGGCACAACTGCCAACCGGGCATTTGGTACAGCCAATCAGGCCATGGGCACAGCGCGCAATGCCCAGCGCACTGCTGACAACGTGGCTCAGGAGATTCCTGGCATCAAGCGCAGTATCAGCAACGTTGAAGGAACGGCGAACGAGGCCAAGCGGATCGCCAATGGCGTGGCCCAAGAGGTGCCGCCACTCCGCAAGCGGATTGCAGATGCGATCGGCCTATCCGAGATAGCCAACTCGCGCGCGACCAATGCGGAACGGCTCGCGCAGCAGGCGCTTCAAAAATCTGGAAAACCTGGGCTGCAAGGACCACCTGGCCGCGATGGCCGACCGGGAACGCCAGGGCGCAACGGCCTGGACGGAAGACCTGGCCGCGATGGCCGACCTGGGCCAGCTGGGCAGCGCGGGCCAGCGGGGAAAGATGGCCGCAATGGGTTGCCTGGTCTGGCTGGACGCAATGGACGTGATGGGAAAGACGCCGTGAATGATCCAACAATCAAGCCGATGATCCAGCAGATTCTCAATCGGCAGACCGGGCACATCGCCGACACCAAGGCATCCCTGGCCTCAGCGCGGGCCGCAGCTGCAAACTCATTCAATGCAGCGAAGGAAGCGATCGCTGCCAATCGGGCCGTGGTAGCGGTTCGTGGCATAGCTACCAACATCCAGACCACCGCGACAAACACCTTCCAGCTATTGCAGCGAGTCGGCAAGTTTCTGCGCCTGGGCCAGGTCATGAACCTGTTGACGATGGTGGCGACTGTTCACAATGCCTACATGCTCAGTAACGCGCTGACACAGACATTTTTCTCGATGATGTCCAACACGCTCGCTGTGTTCGGGTTAAGGGACGAGAACAATCAGCCCATCGATATCACCCAGGAGCTGGGCCAAAACTTCGAGAACTTCTTCGCGGGGATGATTGGCCAAAACAACGTGGACGGCATCAAAGAGACCTGGAAAAAATACAACCGAATCTATCAGGCTGCAGCCAATATCATGTGGAGCATCCAGTCGATTGGATACTCCATCCTTGGTGCGATGGAAATCATTGGCAACTGGATTGCAGCTATCGGAAACGCCCTGAAAAAATTCGGTGTGGTTGGCGAATTGGCGTATCGATGGATGAACCCGCAGGTCAATTTCCAGAATCGCTTTTTCACCATCTTGAACACCACTGAAGAGGTGATCAGCCAGGTCGATGCGGTCGCTGGTGAGACTCTCTCTATTCAGGAGACTGTGACCAATCTAGGGAAGCAGCGGACCGATTTTGATAAGGCAGTAGAGGAAGGGTTGGGGCCTGCAACTCCTGAAAATAAGGCGATCAAGGATGCGGCAGATGCCAGCAAAACCTCATCCGTTACGCCGCCGATCTCCACCGCCGATCTATCTAAGCCAGAGGTTTAA
- a CDS encoding PPC domain-containing protein: protein MAAQAWISGIRHLLIVPGALLTIGLGAELAAAQLYQPIDLPASNTVSDILSKKDIPTGQGGFARDYVTTFQEGDQIAIDLASDTFDTIVTLLAEDGTTVAENDDGPDGTTNSLLFTRITKTGTYIVRVRSFGEVAGGPFDLKVTRLRPI from the coding sequence ATGGCTGCACAGGCTTGGATTTCAGGGATTCGTCACCTACTGATCGTGCCAGGAGCGCTACTGACGATTGGACTCGGTGCCGAGCTCGCAGCGGCACAGCTCTACCAACCGATCGACCTGCCTGCCAGCAACACGGTCTCCGATATTCTGTCCAAAAAAGACATCCCAACGGGGCAGGGCGGCTTCGCGCGGGACTACGTGACGACGTTCCAGGAAGGAGATCAGATCGCCATTGATCTGGCATCGGATACGTTTGACACCATCGTGACGCTTCTGGCTGAGGACGGGACGACTGTGGCTGAAAATGACGACGGCCCCGACGGCACGACCAATTCGCTACTCTTTACTCGCATCACGAAAACAGGCACCTACATCGTGCGGGTGCGGTCTTTCGGCGAGGTGGCGGGGGGACCTTTCGACCTGAAGGTGACGCGCCTGCGCCCCATCTAA
- a CDS encoding tyrosine-type recombinase/integrase: MPRTPNRWTIPLTRLVEVWAAYCEFRRGQIAPSTYDRDYEKFTRRLKRMQKEAPHLRNAIAIRDWLLEHYSVETSRRTIQQFTAACRWAEESDMLPCNPFAGVGRHLRTPRPSDTNWAAFTLEERDRIIAAIDVHAPYYGPWVRFLFWTGCRPEEAAALKWGHVSPDCRELLISEALPQGQKEVQFTKNYRSTRFPCGDRLARLLREQQAAGFHRDGWVFPGQKGGPMHYTNFQTRHWRPIVKDLVEAGHVAFYLSQYHARHTWITGALDAGMTVQDVSYLARVSTAVIYKHYAARARRPIIPEF; the protein is encoded by the coding sequence ATGCCCAGGACTCCTAACCGGTGGACGATACCCCTGACCCGATTGGTGGAGGTATGGGCCGCCTACTGCGAGTTTCGCCGTGGGCAGATTGCCCCATCGACCTATGACCGTGACTATGAAAAATTCACCCGCCGCCTCAAGCGAATGCAGAAAGAGGCCCCCCATCTCCGCAACGCCATTGCGATTCGCGATTGGCTTTTGGAGCACTACAGCGTCGAGACCAGTCGGCGCACCATTCAGCAGTTCACAGCGGCCTGTAGATGGGCCGAGGAGAGCGATATGCTACCGTGCAACCCATTCGCCGGGGTTGGCCGCCACCTGCGAACCCCGCGCCCATCAGATACCAACTGGGCCGCGTTCACCCTCGAAGAGCGCGATCGCATCATTGCCGCGATCGACGTGCACGCCCCCTACTACGGTCCCTGGGTACGATTCCTCTTTTGGACCGGATGCAGACCAGAAGAAGCAGCCGCGCTCAAATGGGGCCATGTGTCCCCAGACTGTCGGGAGCTGCTGATTTCTGAGGCACTCCCCCAGGGCCAAAAGGAAGTCCAGTTCACCAAAAATTACCGCTCTACCCGGTTCCCTTGCGGCGATCGTCTGGCCCGGTTGCTCCGAGAGCAGCAGGCAGCCGGTTTCCACCGTGACGGGTGGGTGTTCCCTGGGCAGAAGGGCGGCCCCATGCACTACACCAACTTTCAGACCCGCCACTGGCGGCCCATCGTGAAAGATCTGGTAGAAGCTGGTCACGTTGCCTTCTACCTCAGCCAGTACCACGCCCGCCACACCTGGATCACCGGAGCCCTCGATGCGGGGATGACCGTGCAGGATGTGAGCTACCTGGCCAGAGTGAGCACGGCGGTAATCTACAAGCACTACGCCGCCCGCGCGCGCCGCCCGATCATCCCTGAGTTTTGA
- a CDS encoding AAA family ATPase, whose product MFRISDHIEFDAKGRAVCPVCELEGKRQKNLALVPETDGAYKCFRGCTPEQIRAALGVAEASTLAPATVPARPAAKVLVAPPKVKEATDRLLQQSTHALRWLIDRGITPEMIEHYRLGVVRCRVGDSSKPSKFAHLPAIAVPIPNTDGTAYFQKKRVAPWMPAGSRPDGYQAWSQYGIPQMVYTTHQPAQPRQTWLCEGEWDAIALGWAVRHSELKNDVQVSCFTCGAGNIPPDNELDRLAGDVVIFYDLDAPGAKGAEKVAARLKKRAKVATVPSQGEPPKGWDISDAIAAGLFDQVATAAATATPWEEPKADNPLRSRLISNDQLLERAPDYTDWLVDDILTADELFLLAASPRAGKSLMAMTLAKAVATGGRFLGRPTSKGAVLYIRCEDSETKTKERELKQGWPPGVPVYWIDKFKLSELPHLEQLVEELGCRLVVLDTLSRIRDSAISESSAEMSQLLEPLQEMCKRQRCTGLLVHHTGKVNLQNAGEVDVFDTIRGSSSIRATCRGTLILAADERNYRLAVENGWGKLDLQIILDANTLEWQLLGNWMGPNVDVSQKDRVLAYMNQVASAGIDQIAEATNLPKKSLYEVLKRLQAEDLIEKRGEQRAAVYVRKAATQIELLEKAIAIEGDDHPPTQIDHKLITPDAKEEVQQVQHVELVLNSSKADGANDRGEVQQLPVSPPPLPKSDQSEKSDQKNDHPSTPPTSPNLLNSEPKPLQRKGLKVQQQFNNSSTADQRRPEIWLYCTQLETAVKLEKQGPETSRVHVPGLGSRQFNNELLQPLNTPSVELNAQDS is encoded by the coding sequence ATGTTTCGAATTTCAGATCACATTGAATTTGATGCCAAGGGCAGAGCGGTTTGCCCGGTGTGCGAGCTGGAGGGCAAAAGGCAGAAAAATTTGGCGCTGGTGCCAGAGACGGATGGGGCCTACAAGTGCTTTCGAGGGTGCACTCCGGAGCAGATTCGCGCCGCACTGGGAGTAGCGGAGGCATCGACGCTAGCGCCGGCGACCGTACCGGCACGGCCTGCTGCCAAGGTGCTGGTGGCACCGCCGAAGGTGAAAGAGGCCACCGATCGCTTGTTGCAGCAGAGCACCCACGCCTTGCGGTGGCTCATCGACCGGGGCATCACGCCAGAGATGATCGAGCACTACCGCCTGGGTGTGGTGCGGTGCCGCGTCGGAGATAGCAGCAAGCCCAGCAAATTTGCTCACCTCCCGGCGATCGCGGTTCCTATCCCCAACACCGACGGCACCGCCTACTTTCAAAAAAAGCGCGTCGCCCCCTGGATGCCCGCTGGCTCCAGGCCCGACGGCTATCAGGCCTGGAGCCAGTACGGCATTCCCCAGATGGTCTATACCACCCACCAACCCGCCCAACCCCGCCAGACCTGGCTGTGCGAAGGGGAATGGGACGCGATCGCGCTGGGCTGGGCTGTACGTCATTCCGAGCTAAAAAATGACGTACAGGTGAGCTGCTTTACCTGTGGCGCTGGCAACATTCCCCCCGATAACGAACTGGACCGGCTCGCTGGCGACGTGGTGATCTTCTACGACCTCGATGCACCAGGAGCCAAGGGCGCGGAGAAGGTAGCCGCCCGCCTCAAGAAACGGGCAAAGGTGGCCACCGTCCCATCCCAGGGCGAACCCCCCAAAGGATGGGACATCAGCGACGCGATCGCTGCGGGGCTATTTGACCAGGTGGCCACCGCCGCCGCCACCGCCACGCCGTGGGAGGAACCCAAGGCCGACAACCCTCTGAGAAGCCGCCTCATCAGCAACGACCAACTGCTAGAGCGCGCGCCCGACTACACCGACTGGCTCGTTGACGACATCCTGACCGCCGACGAGCTGTTTCTGTTGGCCGCCAGTCCCCGCGCCGGTAAATCGCTGATGGCCATGACCCTGGCCAAGGCAGTAGCCACCGGCGGGCGCTTCCTAGGGCGCCCTACCAGCAAGGGAGCGGTACTGTACATCCGCTGCGAGGACTCAGAGACCAAAACCAAAGAGCGTGAGCTAAAGCAGGGGTGGCCGCCCGGTGTGCCCGTTTACTGGATTGACAAATTCAAGCTGTCCGAGCTGCCCCACCTGGAGCAGCTGGTCGAAGAGCTGGGCTGCCGCCTAGTGGTGCTGGATACCCTGAGTCGGATTCGAGATAGCGCAATCAGTGAGAGCAGCGCGGAGATGTCGCAGCTCCTGGAGCCACTACAGGAGATGTGCAAACGACAGCGCTGCACCGGCCTACTGGTCCACCACACCGGCAAGGTAAATCTGCAAAATGCAGGGGAGGTGGACGTCTTTGACACCATTCGGGGCAGCTCGTCTATCCGTGCCACCTGTCGCGGCACGCTGATTCTGGCAGCCGATGAGCGAAACTACCGCCTCGCCGTCGAGAACGGTTGGGGCAAGCTGGACCTGCAAATCATCCTGGACGCCAACACCCTCGAATGGCAGCTCCTAGGCAACTGGATGGGGCCAAACGTCGACGTCAGCCAAAAGGATCGCGTGCTGGCGTACATGAACCAGGTCGCCAGCGCGGGCATCGACCAGATCGCGGAGGCCACAAACCTTCCGAAAAAATCTCTCTATGAAGTGCTCAAACGCCTACAGGCTGAGGACTTGATAGAAAAACGAGGCGAACAGCGAGCTGCCGTCTATGTGCGAAAAGCGGCTACTCAGATTGAGCTGCTGGAAAAGGCGATCGCCATCGAGGGCGATGATCACCCCCCCACCCAAATTGATCACAAATTGATCACCCCTGACGCCAAAGAAGAAGTTCAACAAGTTCAACATGTTGAACTTGTGTTGAACAGCTCAAAAGCAGATGGGGCAAACGATAGAGGAGAAGTTCAACAACTTCCTGTAAGTCCCCCACCCCTGCCAAAAAGTGATCAATCCGAAAAAAGTGATCAAAAAAATGATCACCCCTCGACACCCCCCACATCCCCTAATTTGTTGAACTCAGAGCCCAAACCTTTGCAGCGTAAGGGTTTGAAAGTTCAACAGCAGTTCAACAACAGTTCAACAGCTGATCAGCGAAGGCCAGAGATTTGGCTGTACTGCACTCAACTCGAAACCGCTGTAAAGCTTGAAAAACAAGGGCCTGAGACCTCTCGCGTGCATGTTCCTGGTCTCGGATCACGCCAGTTCAACAACGAACTGCTACAGCCGCTCAATACTCCCTCTGTTGAACTGAATGCCCAGGACTCCTAA
- a CDS encoding TRAP transporter substrate-binding protein has translation MKRRKLLTNVALGAATTAGLAACSQSSRPASPGVSTQPTVRWRMATSWPKSLQTIFGGAETLAKRVSEMTEGRFTITPFAAGEIVPGLQVLDAVQAGTVECGHTASYYYVGKNPALGFGCSVPFGFTAQQQNAWLYQGGGLAAMQKVYSDFNIINFPAGNTGAQMGGWFKREINAVSDLNGLKMRIPGLGGKVMAELGVNVQVLPGGEIFLALDRGAVDAAEWVGPYDDEKLGLNKAARYYYYPGWWEPGPTLEVQVNRAAWDRLPKEYQEIFKTAAYEANLNMLSQYDMLNGEALQRLIAGGTQLTPYSQEILQAAQRTSFELYEQSASQDATFKEVYDQWKQFRDQIYAWNRINELSFANFAIAPSAPAARPQS, from the coding sequence ATGAAGCGGCGCAAGCTTTTAACCAATGTCGCCCTAGGCGCAGCCACCACCGCAGGCCTCGCTGCCTGCAGCCAATCCTCTCGTCCCGCCAGCCCTGGGGTCAGCACCCAGCCCACCGTGCGATGGCGCATGGCCACCAGCTGGCCCAAATCCCTTCAAACCATCTTTGGCGGGGCCGAAACTCTGGCCAAGCGCGTCAGCGAGATGACCGAGGGCCGCTTCACCATCACCCCCTTTGCTGCCGGCGAGATCGTCCCCGGCTTGCAGGTGCTGGACGCAGTGCAGGCGGGCACCGTGGAGTGCGGCCACACCGCCAGCTACTACTACGTCGGCAAAAACCCCGCCCTAGGCTTTGGGTGCTCCGTTCCCTTCGGCTTCACCGCCCAGCAGCAAAACGCGTGGCTCTACCAAGGCGGCGGCCTAGCGGCGATGCAAAAGGTCTATTCCGACTTCAACATCATTAACTTTCCGGCGGGTAATACCGGCGCGCAAATGGGGGGCTGGTTCAAGCGGGAAATCAACGCGGTGTCCGACCTCAACGGCCTCAAAATGCGCATTCCCGGCCTAGGCGGCAAGGTTATGGCCGAGCTGGGCGTGAATGTTCAGGTCCTGCCGGGCGGAGAGATTTTCTTGGCGCTGGATCGGGGAGCCGTCGACGCGGCGGAGTGGGTCGGCCCCTACGACGACGAGAAACTGGGCCTCAACAAGGCGGCGCGCTACTACTACTATCCTGGCTGGTGGGAGCCTGGCCCGACCCTAGAGGTCCAGGTGAACCGGGCGGCCTGGGACCGCCTGCCCAAGGAGTATCAGGAGATTTTCAAGACGGCGGCCTATGAGGCCAATCTCAACATGCTGTCCCAGTACGACATGCTCAATGGCGAGGCCCTACAGCGCCTGATTGCGGGCGGAACTCAGCTCACCCCCTACAGCCAGGAGATCTTGCAGGCGGCCCAGCGGACTTCCTTTGAGCTGTACGAGCAGAGCGCCAGCCAGGACGCTACCTTCAAGGAAGTGTATGACCAGTGGAAGCAGTTCCGAGACCAAATCTATGCCTGGAACCGCATTAATGAGCTGAGTTTTGCCAATTTTGCGATCGCGCCGTCGGCCCCGGCGGCTCGGCCCCAGTCCTAG
- a CDS encoding helix-turn-helix transcriptional regulator — MDIEAFIETQIIELARITGINQGNLSKFFSGQLMTERTINRMADALDMEPHEVLRAVNLRRKKTDCEKSQLALAS, encoded by the coding sequence ATGGATATCGAAGCCTTCATTGAAACTCAAATCATCGAATTGGCAAGGATTACGGGGATTAACCAAGGAAATCTCAGCAAGTTCTTTTCAGGGCAGCTCATGACAGAGCGAACCATCAACAGAATGGCGGATGCTCTTGATATGGAGCCTCACGAGGTTTTGAGAGCCGTTAACTTGCGCCGCAAAAAAACAGATTGTGAAAAATCACAACTTGCGCTAGCTTCGTAG